A region of Salinibacter sp. 10B DNA encodes the following proteins:
- the aspS gene encoding aspartate--tRNA ligase, which translates to MAEQPRADLISPDTHGPRSHTCGDLRADHEDAEVTLKGWVDTRRDHGGLIFIDLRDRYGLTQVVFSPQDNEAAYEAAGRLRREDVISVRGTVRPRGDEMVNPDLSTGQIEVKVQELNVLNTAETPPFLVSAHEERQMDTSEDVRLKHRYLDLRRPALQDNLVLRHDLYQTTRHYFDEKDFVEVETPVLMKSTPEGARDFLVPSRLQPGRFYALPQSPQTYKQLLMVGGMDRYFQIVKCFRDEDLRADRQPEFTQIDVEMTFATEEQVYDLTEGLMADLWADLEGTDLETPFPRMSYDDALRTYGTDKPDLRFGLELNDVSDAFADSGFRVFESIVDDGGHILAIRVPDAGDTGRAAMDRLEEHVTEEIGAAGLIYFQFPSDGSDMEQNLSTDAMPKEYGRAAADQIGAGTGDLMLVLAGQAPTVYHQAGQLRLHLGEKLNLRPDPGEGPDRFVWITDFPLVEYDDEAGRYVSMHHPFTAPKPEHLDRLEDNPEDVEARAYDLVLNGNEIGGGSIRIHNRETQEQMFDLLGIDRDEAQERFGFLLDAFRHGAPPHGGIALGLDRLVMLLAGANSLRDVIAFPKNQSGQEPMVKSPDWVDPEQLEALHLQLDLPPDVEPPAQVARRSRLAT; encoded by the coding sequence ATGGCCGAGCAACCCCGTGCCGATCTCATTTCCCCTGACACCCACGGCCCTCGCTCGCACACCTGCGGCGACCTTCGAGCCGACCACGAGGACGCGGAGGTCACGCTCAAGGGCTGGGTCGATACCCGCCGCGACCACGGCGGTCTCATCTTCATCGACCTGCGCGACCGCTACGGCCTTACGCAGGTCGTCTTTTCGCCCCAGGACAACGAGGCAGCCTACGAGGCGGCAGGTCGCCTGCGGCGAGAGGACGTTATTAGCGTACGGGGCACCGTTCGCCCCCGCGGCGACGAAATGGTGAACCCCGATCTGAGTACCGGCCAGATCGAGGTGAAAGTGCAGGAGTTGAATGTCCTGAACACGGCTGAGACGCCCCCCTTCCTCGTGAGTGCCCATGAGGAACGGCAGATGGACACGAGCGAAGACGTCCGGTTGAAGCACCGCTACCTGGACCTTCGCCGCCCGGCCCTGCAGGACAACCTCGTTCTGCGCCACGACCTCTACCAGACCACCCGACACTACTTCGACGAGAAGGACTTCGTGGAAGTCGAAACGCCGGTGCTCATGAAATCGACCCCAGAGGGCGCGCGCGACTTCCTCGTGCCCAGCCGCCTGCAGCCGGGCCGCTTCTACGCCCTGCCGCAGTCGCCCCAAACCTACAAGCAGTTGCTCATGGTGGGGGGCATGGACCGCTATTTCCAGATCGTGAAGTGCTTTCGCGACGAGGACCTGCGGGCCGACCGCCAGCCCGAATTTACGCAGATCGACGTGGAGATGACCTTTGCCACGGAGGAACAAGTGTACGACCTGACCGAGGGCCTGATGGCGGACCTCTGGGCCGATCTGGAGGGGACGGACCTGGAGACCCCCTTCCCTCGCATGAGCTACGACGACGCCCTCCGCACGTACGGCACCGACAAGCCGGACCTGCGCTTCGGCCTGGAGCTCAACGACGTGTCCGACGCCTTTGCGGACAGCGGCTTCCGCGTCTTCGAGTCCATCGTGGACGACGGCGGCCACATCCTCGCGATCCGGGTGCCGGACGCCGGCGACACCGGCCGCGCCGCAATGGACCGCCTCGAAGAGCACGTCACTGAGGAGATTGGAGCCGCCGGGCTCATCTACTTCCAGTTTCCGTCCGACGGCTCGGACATGGAACAGAATCTGAGTACCGACGCCATGCCGAAGGAGTACGGCAGAGCCGCTGCCGATCAGATCGGGGCCGGAACGGGCGACCTCATGCTCGTCCTTGCGGGTCAGGCCCCCACCGTGTACCACCAGGCCGGACAGCTTCGCCTCCACCTCGGCGAGAAGCTCAACCTTCGCCCCGATCCCGGGGAAGGACCGGACCGGTTCGTCTGGATTACGGACTTCCCCCTCGTGGAGTACGACGACGAGGCCGGGCGCTACGTCTCGATGCACCACCCGTTCACCGCACCCAAGCCGGAACACCTCGACCGACTAGAAGACAATCCGGAGGACGTAGAAGCGCGCGCGTACGATCTCGTCCTCAACGGCAACGAGATCGGTGGCGGATCCATCCGGATCCACAATCGCGAGACGCAGGAGCAGATGTTCGATCTCCTCGGCATCGATCGAGACGAGGCGCAGGAGCGGTTCGGGTTCCTGTTGGATGCCTTCCGGCATGGGGCCCCGCCTCACGGCGGCATTGCCCTCGGCCTCGACCGTCTGGTCATGCTCTTGGCCGGCGCCAACTCACTCCGCGATGTCATCGCGTTCCCGAAAAACCAGAGCGGTCAGGAACCGATGGTCAAGTCGCCTGACTGGGTCGACCCGGAGCAACTGGAGGCGCTTCACCTGCAGCTCGACCTGCCGCCAGACGTGGAACCGCCCGCCCAGGTGGCCCGCCGGAGCCGACTGGCAACGTAA
- a CDS encoding peptide MFS transporter: protein MATSDSSDDSLQNGGGSASANTATVPQQQDFFGHPRGLATLFFTELWERFSYYGLRALLVLFMTAPAGASVANPGLGFGTAKATAIYGLYTAFVYLLALPGGWVADNIWGQRRSVFVGGCIIAAGHFSLAMPAVGLPDTSFFYLGLVLIVIGTGLLKPNISTMVGDLYPEGGARRDAGFSVFYMGINFGAILGPTLCGFLGEGYSWHWGFSLAGFGMLVGLLSYKLGVGNLGEAGTLDVEDEETVQRKSRNFYFSAAAVAAALVAFGFLATSGIINVTLTQVAEAAGVGIVIVTVLFFAQLTLGWRSVVSIGAFFVAATFVTGQFVDGMAFASQLAVGATVLLFIIVNIVRLAAPQFDVTLEKKRLFVIFWLFLLSALFWSGFEQAGSSMNLFAKDLTARGFGPYGWMQQTTPLLPVLILLIPVGYICYRVFSRDDLWWIAKGGVALLSVLVLGFLGYVSIQMAGGWTMPASILQNINPTFIVLLAPVFGSLWTWLANRNANPSIPVKFGLGLLGLAAGFFVISWGAVQASPGSPVGPQWLVVTYFLHTCGELALSPVGLSSMTKLAPDDRVGQMMGIWFVSTALGNLFAGLIAGQLEALDPSGLFGTVALIAGGGGLIALLAAPPVKRLMGDIE from the coding sequence ATGGCTACGAGTGATTCGTCAGACGATTCGTTGCAGAATGGGGGTGGAAGCGCTTCCGCCAATACGGCCACGGTGCCCCAGCAGCAAGACTTTTTCGGCCACCCGCGCGGGCTCGCCACGCTCTTCTTCACGGAGTTGTGGGAGCGGTTCAGCTACTATGGGCTCCGGGCGCTGCTCGTCCTCTTCATGACCGCACCGGCAGGCGCGTCGGTTGCAAACCCCGGCCTCGGCTTCGGAACGGCCAAGGCGACCGCCATCTATGGTCTCTACACGGCCTTTGTCTACCTTCTGGCCCTACCGGGGGGATGGGTGGCCGACAACATCTGGGGGCAGCGGCGGTCCGTCTTCGTGGGCGGCTGCATCATCGCAGCCGGGCATTTTAGTCTCGCCATGCCCGCTGTGGGGCTCCCGGATACCTCGTTCTTTTATCTTGGGCTCGTTTTGATCGTCATCGGCACGGGGCTTCTCAAGCCCAACATCAGCACGATGGTGGGTGATCTCTATCCCGAAGGGGGAGCACGGCGAGATGCGGGCTTCTCGGTCTTCTACATGGGGATCAACTTTGGAGCCATCTTGGGGCCGACCCTCTGCGGCTTCTTGGGAGAAGGCTACAGCTGGCACTGGGGGTTCTCGCTGGCGGGGTTCGGCATGCTGGTTGGACTCCTCTCGTATAAGCTTGGGGTAGGGAATCTGGGGGAGGCAGGCACTCTCGACGTGGAGGACGAGGAAACGGTGCAACGGAAGAGTCGAAACTTCTACTTCAGTGCAGCCGCTGTTGCCGCCGCCCTCGTGGCCTTCGGGTTCCTGGCCACATCGGGCATCATCAATGTCACGCTGACCCAGGTGGCCGAGGCGGCAGGCGTCGGCATTGTGATCGTGACGGTTCTCTTCTTTGCACAACTGACCCTTGGCTGGCGATCGGTGGTGAGCATCGGAGCATTTTTCGTCGCGGCGACGTTTGTGACCGGGCAATTCGTGGACGGGATGGCGTTTGCGTCGCAGTTGGCTGTGGGGGCGACGGTTCTGCTCTTCATCATCGTCAACATCGTTCGGCTGGCCGCCCCCCAGTTTGATGTGACGCTGGAGAAGAAGCGCCTGTTCGTCATCTTCTGGCTGTTTCTACTCTCGGCCCTCTTCTGGTCGGGCTTTGAGCAGGCGGGCTCTTCGATGAACCTGTTCGCCAAAGACCTTACGGCCCGCGGCTTTGGCCCGTACGGTTGGATGCAGCAGACGACTCCGCTGCTGCCCGTGCTCATTTTGCTGATTCCAGTCGGGTACATCTGTTATCGCGTCTTTTCGCGGGACGATCTCTGGTGGATCGCCAAAGGCGGCGTGGCTCTCCTCAGTGTCCTCGTGCTCGGCTTTCTCGGATATGTGTCAATTCAGATGGCCGGAGGATGGACCATGCCGGCGAGCATTCTGCAGAACATCAATCCGACGTTTATTGTCCTGCTTGCTCCGGTCTTCGGAAGTCTGTGGACGTGGCTCGCCAACCGAAACGCCAATCCGTCGATTCCGGTGAAGTTTGGTCTCGGCCTGTTGGGATTAGCGGCTGGCTTCTTCGTCATCTCCTGGGGGGCCGTGCAGGCCTCGCCGGGCAGCCCGGTTGGGCCGCAATGGCTGGTGGTGACCTACTTTCTTCACACGTGCGGGGAGCTGGCCCTCTCGCCGGTGGGACTCTCGTCGATGACCAAACTCGCTCCGGACGACCGAGTCGGGCAGATGATGGGCATCTGGTTCGTGTCCACGGCCCTCGGGAACCTGTTTGCAGGATTGATTGCGGGTCAGCTTGAAGCCCTGGATCCCTCGGGGCTCTTTGGAACGGTGGCTCTGATTGCCGGGGGGGGCGGACTGATTGCTCTTCTCGCGGCTCCCCCGGTGAAGCGCCTCATGGGCGATATTGAGTAG
- a CDS encoding penicillin-binding protein activator LpoB — MTRPNAMLGSLRISSFLLFALCLFVACGPSRTTTRVSPDQQTDLSGRWNETDAKMVVDEMIGGMLESAWLQRWNQEHDDRPTLIIGPIRNKTMQHIDEEIFIKDIERNLVNSGKVRFVAAADEREALRAEREDQQTHATMESAAQMAQEVGADYMVYGTISSNVQENLEGDKSSLFYTVNLELLNIESNVKAWLNEKEIKKIVERSKASL; from the coding sequence ATGACCAGACCCAACGCCATGCTCGGTAGTCTTCGAATCTCGTCCTTTTTGCTTTTTGCTCTGTGCCTTTTCGTTGCGTGTGGCCCGTCGCGCACCACCACTCGGGTGAGTCCCGACCAGCAGACCGACCTGTCGGGCCGCTGGAATGAGACCGATGCCAAGATGGTGGTGGACGAAATGATTGGGGGAATGCTGGAAAGCGCGTGGCTACAGCGCTGGAATCAGGAGCACGACGACCGCCCGACGCTGATCATCGGGCCCATTCGGAACAAGACGATGCAACACATTGACGAGGAGATCTTCATCAAAGACATTGAGCGCAACCTCGTCAACTCCGGCAAGGTCCGATTCGTCGCGGCGGCTGATGAGCGGGAAGCCCTTCGGGCGGAGCGAGAAGACCAGCAGACCCATGCGACGATGGAGTCGGCCGCGCAGATGGCTCAGGAGGTCGGTGCCGACTACATGGTGTACGGCACCATCAGCTCTAACGTCCAGGAAAACCTTGAGGGGGACAAGTCGAGCTTGTTTTACACCGTCAACCTGGAGCTGCTGAACATTGAGTCCAACGTCAAGGCGTGGCTCAACGAGAAGGAAATCAAGAAGATCGTGGAGCGGAGCAAGGCGAGCTTGTAA
- the dut gene encoding dUTP diphosphatase, translated as MLDVAITRLSHAKGLDLPSHETDASAGLDLRAAVSETEPVTLDPGERDLLPTGLKIALPEGYEGQIRPRSGLAYRRGVTVLNSPGTIDADYRGEVKVLLVNHGEEAFTIERGMRIAQLVVARHARVSWVRQDALEETVRGPGGFGSTGTE; from the coding sequence ATGCTTGACGTTGCCATCACGCGCCTGTCTCACGCGAAAGGGCTCGATCTACCGTCGCACGAAACCGATGCCAGTGCGGGGCTTGACCTGCGAGCGGCCGTGTCCGAAACGGAGCCCGTCACCCTCGATCCGGGGGAGCGGGATCTTTTGCCGACCGGCCTCAAGATCGCACTTCCGGAAGGCTATGAGGGGCAGATTCGTCCCCGTAGCGGTCTCGCGTATCGTCGCGGGGTGACGGTGCTCAACAGTCCGGGGACCATCGATGCCGATTACCGGGGCGAGGTGAAGGTCCTGCTGGTGAATCACGGAGAGGAGGCCTTTACCATTGAACGTGGAATGCGCATCGCGCAGCTCGTGGTGGCCCGGCATGCCCGCGTGTCGTGGGTGAGGCAAGACGCACTGGAGGAGACTGTGCGCGGGCCGGGCGGGTTCGGGTCGACGGGAACCGAGTGA